A single Tachypleus tridentatus isolate NWPU-2018 chromosome 9, ASM421037v1, whole genome shotgun sequence DNA region contains:
- the LOC143227410 gene encoding putative ammonium transporter 3 yields the protein MANGTTEINTLDPVNSDDATWILTASFVIFTMQTGFGLLESGAVTKKNEVNIMMKNAVDVIFGGLTYWMYGYGLQYGTGPWTNPFCGVGSFFLDAEPEDMGIVFATFIFHLSFATTATTIVSGAMAERTSFNAYCVFSLLNTVTYCIPAGWLWGSHGFLKKMGVIDFAGSAGVHLLGGVSALTSAIMLKPRLRRYDHGVVPLPMGNPINAIVGAFTLWWGWLVFNCGSTFGISNHKWHYAARAAVTTVNASLAGGLVGLISTYVKNRKCLVGDIINSILGALVSVTAGSAFYHPWEAIIVGAVGAFLVIRFQPLLDRVKVDDPVGAVAVHGVGGLWGMIAVGLFVNDDPLLHLTKGLKGLFKGGGFYILGVQMLSCVTIGLWSASATFILLKVIDKFISIRMLQAEETLGADFTEHSIRHDGYNYETIIENLLQQGLKTHTDRPHPLPRTEWDTYLIQKYIVGTFTNDKSPGNWKKSVEDQNTFLSELS from the exons GATTTGGACTCCTGGAATCTGGAGCAGTAACCAAGAAAAACGAAGTTAACATAATGATGAAGAATGCTGTAGATGTTATATTTGGAGGACTGACGTACTGGATGTACGGCTATGGGCTACAATATGGAACTGGTCCCTGGACAAATCCATTTTGTGGAGTTGGTTCTTTCTTTCTAGATGCAGAACCGGAAGATATGGGGATTGTCTTtgctacttttatttttcatctttcctTTGCCACAACAGCGACCACCATTGTGTCTGGAGCCATGGCTGAGAGAACTAGTTTTAATGCTTATTGTGTATTTTCACTTCTCAATACAGTTACTTACTGTATTCCAGCGGGATGGTTGTGGGGAAGTCATGGGTTTTTAAAGAAAATGGGAGTAATCGACTTCGCAGGCTCTGCTGGAGTTCATCTTCTTGGAGGTGTTTCGGCCTTAACTTCAGCTATTATGTTGAAACCAAGGCTTCGTAGATATGACCATGGAGTGGTTCCTCTCCCAATGGGAAATCCCATCAATGCCATCGTGGGAGCTTTCACACTTTG GTGGGGCTGGTTGGTGTTCAACTGCGGAAGCACATTTGGAATCTCTAATCATAAGTGGCATTATGCTGCAAG GGCAGCAGTAACCACTGTTAATGCTTCACTTGCCGGAGGACTCGTTGGATTGATCTCCAC GTACGTAAAGAATCGAAAGTGTTTAGTTGGTGACATTATAAATTCAATCCTAGGGGCTCTTGTGAGCGTAACAG CTGGTTCAGCATTCTATCATCCGTGGGAGGCCATTATTGTTGGAGCTGTTGGTGCTTTTCTCGTCATACGTTTTCAACCTTTATTGGACAGGGTTAAAGTGGACGATCCAGTAGGAGCAGTAGCTGTCCATGGTGTCGGAGGTCTTTGGGGCATGATAGCTGTGGGTCTCTTCGTAAATGATGACCCCTTGTTACATTTAACAAAGGGTTTGAAAGGACTCTTTAAAGGAGGAGGATTCTACATCTTAGGAGTACAAATGCTATCGTGTGTAACTATTGGTCTCTGGAGTGCTTCAGCCACTTTCATTCTGCTTAAG GTTATAGATAAGTTTATCTCAATTCGAATGCTGCAAGCAGAGGAGACTTTAGGTGCTGACTTTACGGAACACAGTATTCGCCACGACGGTTACAATTATGAAACCATTATCGAAAACTTATTGCAACAAGGACTTAAAACACACACCGATCGGCCTCATCCATTGCCCCGCACCGAATGGGACACCtacttaattcaaaaatacaTAGTAGGGACTTTTACTAATGACAAGTCTCCAGGAAATTGGAAGAAATCTGTGGAAGATCAAAACACATTTCTATCGGAATTGTCCTAA